A stretch of Pseudomonadota bacterium DNA encodes these proteins:
- a CDS encoding acyl-CoA dehydrogenase family protein, producing the protein MNTRVQSINAVPAGDELRRRAQALVPERRERAADCERGASVPAATIAAFEDAGFFRILQPALYGGYEMWPTEFFEVVTILARGCPSSAWVLSVLGIHNWEAGLIDPAVAEALWRDDPDVRFSSSYAPFGKARRVAGGYRLEGALAVVQRLRPR; encoded by the coding sequence ATGAACACACGAGTCCAATCCATCAACGCCGTGCCTGCGGGCGATGAACTGCGGCGCCGCGCCCAAGCGCTGGTGCCGGAGCGGCGCGAGCGCGCCGCCGACTGCGAACGCGGCGCCAGCGTGCCGGCCGCGACCATCGCCGCGTTCGAGGATGCGGGCTTTTTCCGTATCCTGCAGCCCGCCCTCTACGGCGGCTACGAGATGTGGCCGACCGAGTTTTTCGAAGTGGTCACCATCCTCGCCCGCGGCTGCCCGTCGAGTGCCTGGGTGCTGTCGGTGCTCGGCATTCACAACTGGGAGGCGGGCCTCATCGATCCGGCGGTGGCGGAGGCCCTGTGGCGGGACGACCCCGACGTGCGCTTCTCGTCGTCCTATGCCCCTTTCGGCAAGGCGCGGCGAGTGGCCGGCGGTTATCGCCTGGAGGGGGCGCTGGCCGTGGTCCAGCGGCTGCGACCACGCTAG